AAATCAAAAGCCACTTATAGGTGCTTCTGTACTAGTTACCGAACTTAATAAAGGAACTTCTACAGATTTTGAAGGAAATTTTAAATTACAACTTCCACAAGGAGAACACGTAATCAAAGTTAATTTTATCGGGTATAAAAGTGCGGCTCAAGGAATAGCTATTGTAAATGATCAACCGCAAACAATAAACTTTTATTTAACTCCTGATAACAATACGCTAGATGAGGTATTGGTTTCTGCAGTTCGTGTAAAGGCTGATGCGCCGGTTACTCATTCTAACTTAACTAAAAAAGAAATTGCAAAACGTAATTTAGGACAAGATATTCCTATTTTGATGAATTACTTACCGAATGTAATTTCTTCATCTGATGCAGGTGCTGGAATTGGATATACTTATTTAAGAGTTCGTGGTTCAGATGCTTCTAGAGTAAATGTTACCGTAAACGGAATCCCTTATAACGATGCTGAAAGTCAAGGAACTTTTTGGGTAAATATGGGTGACTTTGCTTCTTCTACACAAAGTTTACAGTTACAACGTGGAGTAGGTACATCTACTAATGGATCTGGAGCTTTTGGTGCAAGTTTAAATATTTTAACAGATGCTGTTTCTGAAGAAGCTGGAGGAGAAATTTCAAACTCTTTTGGTTCTTTTGGTACAAGAAAACACACCGTAAAATTTACAACAGGTAAATTAAACGATCATTTTGAGTTTGCTGGACGTTTATCTAACATTTATTCTGATGGTTATGTTGATAGAGCTTTTACTGATTTAAAATCGTATTTCTTACAAGGTAGTTATACTGATGAGAATACTTTAATTAAAGCATTGGTTTTTGGAGGTAAAGAACAAACATATCAAGCTTGGTTCGGATTAACTGCTGATCAGTTGAAAGAAGATCGTCGTCAAAATCCATATACCTACGACAACGAAACAGATAACTACCAACAAGATCATTACCAATTACACTGGAATGAAACCTTAGATGAAAATTGGTCTACAAACATTGGTTTAAACTACACTCGCGGAAAAGGGTATTTTGAGCAGTTTAAAGACGGAGAAGATGCTGCAGATTATGCTGGATTAATTAATGACGGAAGTGATGTCATTGTTAGAAGATGGTTAGACAATCATTTTTATGTGGCTAATTTAAATGTAACGTATAAAGGAGACAACTTTGAAATTATTACAGGAGGTTCGTATAGTGAATATGATAATGATCATTATGGAGAAGTAATTTGGGGAAGCGATTTAGCTCCAAATACAAATATTAGAGATCGTTATTATGAGAGTGTTTCTAACAAGGAAGACTTTAGTATTTTTTCTAAAGCCACTTTTAATGTTACTGATCAATTAAAGGCATTTGTTGATTTACAAGGACGTTTTGTTACCTATAAAACGCTTGGACTTACAGATGATTTAGATGTTATTTCTGTGAACGAAGTATACAATTTCTTTAATCCGAAATTAGGGGTTACTTATAAAATTAACGATGAGCATAGTGTATATGCTTCTTATGCTCGTGCAAATAGAGAGCCTAACAGAAATGATTTTGAGGGTGGTAATTCTAAACATGAAAGTTTAGATGATTATGAATTAGGATGGCGTTTACAAAATGAAACAGTAAAACTAAATACTAATGTGTACTACATGAACTACCAAAATCAGTTAGTTTTAACTGGTGCTATTGATCCGAATTCTGGAGAACCTTTAAGAGCATCTAGTGGAAAAAGTTACCGATTTGGTATTGAGATTGACGCAGATATTAAGTTAGACGAAACATTGTTTTTAAGACCTAATGTGGCTTTTAGTAAAAATGTAAACAGCGATTTTTATGCTACGATTGATGGTGAGCTTAGAAACTTAGGAGAAACACCTATTACTTTTTCTCCTGACATTGTGTTTGGAAATGCTTTGGTATATGCTCCAATAAAGAACTTACAAATGTCATTTTTATCTAAATATGTTGGTAAACAATTTATGAGTAATTTAAATAGTGAAGTATCTGATCAAGATGTCTTAAAAGGATTCTTTACAAGTGATTTTAATATTACCTACGAATTAAAATTCGATAAAATAATTAAGTCGGTAGTATTCACTGGTTTAGTAAATAACATTTTTGACAAAGAGTATGTAGATAGAGGATATTACTATACGTTTGATGATACTTGGTCTAATCCTGGACAAACTACCACAGTTGATGGTGCTGGTTTTTATCCGCAGGCTACTAGAAACTTTTTAATTGGGGCTACTATAAAGTTCTAAAAATGGGGGAATGCTAGAGAAAGTAAAAACCGAGCCTTATGGCTCGGTTTTTTTATTTAATCTTCTTTATTTACTCTTCCAACTGCACAACTAACAAACGATTTTGCTTTGTGCATAATAGTGTTCTTATCTCCTACTTCTGGATATCCTAGTTTCGATAGCTTTTCTTTTATTTCTGAAAGTAAACTTTCTTCCGAAGAAAACGAAACCAATGATTTTTCTACATCTACTTTTACTTCATCAACTCCCTTAATGCTAGATAATCCTTTGGTAATTGTAGCTGCACAACCTCCACATTTCAAATTTTCGATATATACTTCTTGTTGCATGCTACTAATTCTTTAATTTCCATTCATTATATCCTCCTACTACATTGTAAACTTCAAAACCTTTTTTAGAGAGTACTTCTGATGCTTTTTTACTCCTCCCACCGGATTTACAATACACATAAACAGGCTCTCTTTTGTCTAACTTTTCAAGTGCTTGCTTTTCAAAATCTTCATCAAAAAGATTTATACTTATAGCTCCTTCTATAATTCCATATTCCCATTCTTGTGGAGTACGAACATCTAATAATTGCACTTTAGTAGTTGTTAAAACTTCCTGTAAACTTTCAACAGAAACATCTTTTAAACTTGGGTTTTGAGGTTCGCAAGAAACACACCAAAACATCAAACCTATGAGTGCAATTAGCTTTTTCATTCAATGTTATTTTAAGGTAGAAGGACATACCATTGCTGTCCTTTCAATGTTTGTTTCTTTGATTGCCTTATAACCACCAGCTACATCTATTACATTATGAAATCCTCTTGATTTTAAGATAGATGCTGCAATTACCGAACGATATCCTCCTGCACAGTGAATGTAAAAGTCTTTATCGGTAGGGAATTCACTAATATGATCATTTAAATAATCTAATGGAGTACTTGGCACATCTACAATATGTTCATTTGCATATTCTCCTGGTTTACGAGAATCAAATACTGGTGCTCCTTCTTGAATTGCTTTTTCTAAATCTTGTGCAGATACCGAACGTAAGGTGTCAATTTCTTTTCCTGAAACTTTCCAAGTATCAAAACTTCCTTCTAAATATCCTAATACATTGTCAAACCCTACACGAGATAAACGTGTAATAGCTGTTTCTTCATCTCCTTTTGGAGTAACCAATACAATGGGTTGTGCTACGTCTTTAATTAACGCTCCTACCCAAGGAGCAAAGGTTCCTCCTAAGCCAATAAAAATTGAGTTTGGAATAAATCCTTTAATGAATTCTGATTGATGACGTACATCTAAGATAATAGCTCCTGTTTCGTTTGCTATAGTTTCAAATTCACGAATAGATAATGCTTTTGCTCCTGACTTGATTACTTCGTCTATAGACTGGTATCCTTCTTTATTTAGTTTTACGTTTAAAGGGAAATATGCTGGAGGAGGTGTTAATCCTTCTGTTACTTCAGCAACAAACTCCTCTTTGGTCATATCTTCTCTTAAGGCATAGTTGGTTTTCTTTTGTTCTCCAATAGTTCCAACTGTTTCTTTGCTTAAATTTTTACCACAAGCAGAACCCGCTCCGTGTGCAGGATATACGATTACTTCATCTGCTAACGGCATAATTTTAGTACGTAAACTATCGAATAGCATCCCTGCTAAATCTTCTTGTGTAATATCTCCTTTCTGGGCTAAATCGGGTCTACCAACATCTCCTAAAAACAAGGTGTCTCCACTAAAAATTGCATGATTTTTTCCAGAAGCATCTTTTAATAGATAGGTAGTACTCTCCATAGTATGCCCTGGTGTATGCAATGCTACAATGGTAAGGTCTCCTACTTTGAACGCTTCATTATCTGTTGCGATATGTGCGTTAAATGATGTTTTTGCTGTTGGGCCATATACAATGGTAGCACCCGTTTTTTCAGCTAATGTAACATGTCCACTCACAAAATCTGCATGAAAATGAGTTTCAAAAATATATTTAATATTCGCGTTATCTTTTGCCGCTCTATCTATATAAGGTTGTACTTCTCTTAATGGGTCAATAATTGCTACCTCTCCATTACTTTCTACATAGTACGCTCCTTGTGCTAAACAACCTGTATAAATTTGCTCTATCTTCATAATATTAGTTTAATCGTACGCTTGATGAATATACTGTGCGTATTTTATTTGTGATTTATTATCTCCTGTTTTGTGAAAAATTACGGCATCATTGGCTCTCATAAAAAAGTGGTTCAATGATACAATTTTTAATAAGCCTCCTCTAAATAAGGCATCTCTTACTGGGCCTTTTACTCCTGCAAAGTAAAACTGTACGTTTTTCTTTTCGAAGTATTTTATTCTATCTTTTAACATTTCAACTCCAGTACTATCTACTCTGTTAATGCTTTCGGCATCTAAAACAATTAGTTTTAAATCATTTCCTTTTTTTTCTACCATGTGATCTAATCGCTCTCTAAAGTAACTAGCGTTTGCATAGAATAATTGTGCATCAAAACG
The sequence above is a segment of the Tenacibaculum sp. 190130A14a genome. Coding sequences within it:
- a CDS encoding TonB-dependent receptor encodes the protein MSFVNQVKIVAFLMVMFTSLTVNAQTFNVSGKVFDENQKPLIGASVLVTELNKGTSTDFEGNFKLQLPQGEHVIKVNFIGYKSAAQGIAIVNDQPQTINFYLTPDNNTLDEVLVSAVRVKADAPVTHSNLTKKEIAKRNLGQDIPILMNYLPNVISSSDAGAGIGYTYLRVRGSDASRVNVTVNGIPYNDAESQGTFWVNMGDFASSTQSLQLQRGVGTSTNGSGAFGASLNILTDAVSEEAGGEISNSFGSFGTRKHTVKFTTGKLNDHFEFAGRLSNIYSDGYVDRAFTDLKSYFLQGSYTDENTLIKALVFGGKEQTYQAWFGLTADQLKEDRRQNPYTYDNETDNYQQDHYQLHWNETLDENWSTNIGLNYTRGKGYFEQFKDGEDAADYAGLINDGSDVIVRRWLDNHFYVANLNVTYKGDNFEIITGGSYSEYDNDHYGEVIWGSDLAPNTNIRDRYYESVSNKEDFSIFSKATFNVTDQLKAFVDLQGRFVTYKTLGLTDDLDVISVNEVYNFFNPKLGVTYKINDEHSVYASYARANREPNRNDFEGGNSKHESLDDYELGWRLQNETVKLNTNVYYMNYQNQLVLTGAIDPNSGEPLRASSGKSYRFGIEIDADIKLDETLFLRPNVAFSKNVNSDFYATIDGELRNLGETPITFSPDIVFGNALVYAPIKNLQMSFLSKYVGKQFMSNLNSEVSDQDVLKGFFTSDFNITYELKFDKIIKSVVFTGLVNNIFDKEYVDRGYYYTFDDTWSNPGQTTTVDGAGFYPQATRNFLIGATIKF
- a CDS encoding heavy-metal-associated domain-containing protein, whose protein sequence is MQQEVYIENLKCGGCAATITKGLSSIKGVDEVKVDVEKSLVSFSSEESLLSEIKEKLSKLGYPEVGDKNTIMHKAKSFVSCAVGRVNKED
- a CDS encoding rhodanese-like domain-containing protein; translation: MKKLIALIGLMFWCVSCEPQNPSLKDVSVESLQEVLTTTKVQLLDVRTPQEWEYGIIEGAISINLFDEDFEKQALEKLDKREPVYVYCKSGGRSKKASEVLSKKGFEVYNVVGGYNEWKLKN
- a CDS encoding MBL fold metallo-hydrolase, with protein sequence MKIEQIYTGCLAQGAYYVESNGEVAIIDPLREVQPYIDRAAKDNANIKYIFETHFHADFVSGHVTLAEKTGATIVYGPTAKTSFNAHIATDNEAFKVGDLTIVALHTPGHTMESTTYLLKDASGKNHAIFSGDTLFLGDVGRPDLAQKGDITQEDLAGMLFDSLRTKIMPLADEVIVYPAHGAGSACGKNLSKETVGTIGEQKKTNYALREDMTKEEFVAEVTEGLTPPPAYFPLNVKLNKEGYQSIDEVIKSGAKALSIREFETIANETGAIILDVRHQSEFIKGFIPNSIFIGLGGTFAPWVGALIKDVAQPIVLVTPKGDEETAITRLSRVGFDNVLGYLEGSFDTWKVSGKEIDTLRSVSAQDLEKAIQEGAPVFDSRKPGEYANEHIVDVPSTPLDYLNDHISEFPTDKDFYIHCAGGYRSVIAASILKSRGFHNVIDVAGGYKAIKETNIERTAMVCPSTLK